The Candidatus Melainabacteria bacterium RIFOXYA2_FULL_32_9 nucleotide sequence TCTTGTAGAAAGAATATGCTAAATAAAATTTATTTAAGAGGTTTTACACTTACAGAAATACTAGTTACTCTTACCATAATAGGTATAGTAGCTGCATTAACAATTCCTGTAATTATACAGAATATTCAAACTATACAGAATAAAGCTGCTTTTAAAAAAGTGTATGCTGATCTTGATCAAGCAACAAGAAGAATACTAATAGATTATGGGGGAACTATTAACGGAATTTGTGCACAAGCAACTGCTCTCGAAAGAAATAGATACATAAGAGACAAGTATTTAGAATATTTAAACTATTCTAAAAAGTGTAGTAGTGATGATGAAGATATGAGTTGGGATAACTGTTTTGTTATGACTGCCGCTGATGGAGGAGAGTGGAAAAATTTGGATAATACAAACCCCATAATTGGACTCGACGCTTCAGCAATATTAAGTAATGGCGTTTTAATACATACCTGGCTTAGAACTTCAGGATGTACTAGTGGTGAAAATGAAATAAATAACATTTGTGCACGTATAATTGTTGATGTAAATGGATTTAAAAAACCAAATGTAACAGGAAAAGATATATTCTTAATTCATCTTGTAGAACAAGGAATAAAGCCTTATGGAACACAAGGAGATGATTATGAATGCACAACTACAAGTGATGGATGGGGCTGCGCAGCTGCGTATTTGTTAAATAATGAATAGTTAAATATAAACAAAAGCGAGATCTTCACTTATAAAGATCTCGCTTTTGTTTATATTTAGCAGTATTAATTATATTTTTACATATAATTCTTGAGCTGTTTTAGCCTTTTTTTGGCCCTGGAAAGCTCTAAGGCCAGGATATTTAGCAGCAGCACCTAATTCTTGTTCAATTCTAATTAATTGATTGTATTTAGCAACACGGTCTGTTCTGCTAGCGGAACCTGTTTTAATTTGACCAGCATTTGTAGCTACAGCCAAATCAGCAATGAATGTATCTTCTGTTTCACCTGATCTGTGACTAATAATGGTTGTGTATTCAGACTGTTGTGCAAGATTAATTGTAGCTAATGTTTCTGTTAAACTTCCAATCTGGTTAACTTTAACAAGAATACTATTACCAACACCTTTAATAATGCCTTCAGCTAATATTTTGGTATTTGTAACGAATAAATCATCACCAACTAACTGGATTCTGTCACCAATTTCATTGGTTAACATTTTCCAGCCTTCCCAATCTTCTTCAGCCATGCCATCTTCGATTGAGATAATTGGATATTTATTTACTAAACCTTTTAAGAAGTCCACCATTTGAGCTTTATCAAATGTTTTGCCTTCTCCTTCAAGAACATATTTACCATCTTTATAAAGTTCAGAACTTGCAACATCAAGTGTAAGTTTAATATCAGTTGATGTATTAAAGCCAGCTTTTTCAATAGCCAGAAGTATTACATCAAGTGCTTCTTCATTAGAGCTAAGGTTTGGAGCAAATCCACCTTCGTCACCTACAGCTGTTACATAGCCTTTTTGCTTTAATACTGATTTAAGGGCATGAAATGTTTCAGCACCCCATCTGATAGCTTCCTGGAAGTTACATGCACCAACAGGAGCAATCATAAATTCTTGAATATCAACGTTATTATCAGCATGAGCTCCGCCGTTAATAATATTCATCATCGGAACAGGCAATGTTATAGCATTTACCCCACCAAGGTATCTATAAAGTGGCATTTCATAAGCTGTAGCAGCTGCTCTAGCACATGCTAAGCTCACGCCTAAAATAGCGTTGGCGCCCAATTTACCTTTATTTTCTGTACCATCAAGTTCAAGCATTGTTTTATCAATTTCATATTGATTGCTTGCATCATGGTCAATAAGTTCTCTTGCTATAATTTCGTTTACATTTTCAACAGCTTGTAATACGCCTTTTCCACAGTAGCATGATTTATCTTCATCTCTTAATTCAAGTGCTTCATTGATACCTGTACTTGCTCCAGATGGAACTGAAGCTCTACCAATTACACCACCTGATAAAGCCACATCAACTTCAACTGTTGGATTGCCTCTTGAGTCTAAAATTTGTCTTGCTTTAACGTTTTCAATAAAAGTTGGCATTGTTACCTCCGATTCTACTCACTAGTATTTTGTATTTCTTCGATTATTTTGTATAAATCTTTAGATTCTTGTATTGACACATTTCCTGCTGGGACTTTTAAAACTTCTACTTTTACACTCTTATTGTAGTATTCTATAGTTATTTTGTCTCCCTCTTTTACCTGGCTTGAAGGCTTTGCAGGCTTATCATTTATAAAAACTCTGCCTTGATCAGAAACTTCATTAGCCACGCTTCTTCTTTTTATTAATCTTGAGACTTTTAGGAACTTATCAATACGCATTTATTTCTTTTTAACTTTATATTATCTTCCTTTTTGCTGGTCATACTATACAACAAAAAGAAATTAAATTAAAGTTCGAATAAATAACCAGTTTTTACATATTTAAACGTTTTAATTACTTTGCAAATTAAGAAGAATGAAGACAAAATATTATATTTGACAGTAGTTTCTGACTTTTAATTATTTTAATGCCATATTCATACTCAGATAAACCATAATTATAAATTTACATTTAGAATTATTAATATTTTAGCCAGATTTGGTCAATTTTTTAAATTTACAGAGTTAATTATAAATGACCGGATATTATTCTCGAGGAATATGCATGAATATTTATAATTACAGGTTTCCATCATTACAAAAGACTAATAATTTAAACATCAGCTTTGGTCACAAAATTGCAATGGACTTTGGCGCAAGTGATCCTCGTGGAACGGCAAAAATTACATCTCAGCTAGAAAATAATGATGTGCTGAATCTTAATAAAGATGAAAAATTATATATAATTAATCAAAAAAATGGATTTGAATCGGCTAATCATCTAATATCAGGAGTGACGGAGCTGGCTATTAATACGGCTAAAGAAGCACTGGAAAATATTAAAAGAGCAAATAATAATACTAAATTAGCTCCAAATGAAGAAGAACTGACCAGCGTTGATATGTTTTTTCCAGGCCCCGTCATTGGAGAAGAAGATCCAGACACTCATATTATTACAAATAAAATAGCCCTTATTGCTAACTATAGAGATAAAGATGGTGAAAGCCTTGAAAACATTAATATAAATGACATTGAAAAAGCTTTAAGAGAAAAAGCTGAGATAGCTGGAATTCCATTATCACAAAACTTTAAACTCCGAGTATTCAAGGATTTAGCAGGAACAGGCATGGCTATTTCCGAAAAATTATCAAATCACCCAAAGTATGGTGAAGATATAAAGCAAGGAAGGTTTCATGGCGCTGCAATAATAACAGGTGGCGGCCTTGGCATGGTTAGAATAGACTGTGATGAGCCAAATAGAATAATGCAAGAGACCTCAGAAGCTGGTCATGATATGTCAATG carries:
- a CDS encoding phosphopyruvate hydratase, giving the protein MPTFIENVKARQILDSRGNPTVEVDVALSGGVIGRASVPSGASTGINEALELRDEDKSCYCGKGVLQAVENVNEIIARELIDHDASNQYEIDKTMLELDGTENKGKLGANAILGVSLACARAAATAYEMPLYRYLGGVNAITLPVPMMNIINGGAHADNNVDIQEFMIAPVGACNFQEAIRWGAETFHALKSVLKQKGYVTAVGDEGGFAPNLSSNEEALDVILLAIEKAGFNTSTDIKLTLDVASSELYKDGKYVLEGEGKTFDKAQMVDFLKGLVNKYPIISIEDGMAEEDWEGWKMLTNEIGDRIQLVGDDLFVTNTKILAEGIIKGVGNSILVKVNQIGSLTETLATINLAQQSEYTTIISHRSGETEDTFIADLAVATNAGQIKTGSASRTDRVAKYNQLIRIEQELGAAAKYPGLRAFQGQKKAKTAQELYVKI
- a CDS encoding RNA-binding protein, producing the protein MRIDKFLKVSRLIKRRSVANEVSDQGRVFINDKPAKPSSQVKEGDKITIEYYNKSVKVEVLKVPAGNVSIQESKDLYKIIEEIQNTSE